From one uncultured Paludibacter sp. genomic stretch:
- a CDS encoding TonB-dependent receptor produces the protein MRKKITVALLSLTTIFTISAQNEITSKELNEIQIEATRTKIYPDANRIVKVIEKTEIEKLAVQNLDELLDRIAGLDARQRGAGGVQADLSIRGGSFDQVLILLNGVNITDPQTGHYNLDVPLALNDISRIEILQGSAARMYGPNAFSGAINIITSETNKSFVKNQNEAGSYGFLSESVSGNYYTETFQTFASASYKQSDGFIKNTDYKTTNTFWQTKINTKNTGFFRFQLGAQFKKYGANSFYTPLLPYQFEDTKSFLSSLEWNYSKNFYTLNTQFYWREHFDKFIFDRYAAAIKANYHKSDITGGKITTNLDWKNYGKTTIGFDIRNEHIFSNKLGTLMETPIQVPFEKDSVYYTKQDNRLLATAIIDHNIETGKWNFAGGFSTTFNKKFGTQINEGFDIAYKFSKSSRIFTALNTAFRLPTFTDLYYETSTHTSNPNLKPEKSLTFEFGGKYNIENLSFDAVTYYRWGKNVIDWVRNPDSINAKWQSKNLTNVNAFGADINGEYRFDNFVIKNIHIAYSFLNLDKKAEGYDSEYALDYLKNKFVFGLNHKIWNKLSADWNLSWYDRAGTYTEKTQLYDYKPYTLLNTRLLWNSKNIDIHFDINNILNQKYVEFGGLEQPRVNFTAGITLKI, from the coding sequence ATGAGAAAAAAAATTACCGTTGCATTATTAAGTTTAACAACAATTTTTACAATTTCCGCACAAAATGAAATAACAAGTAAAGAACTAAACGAAATTCAGATAGAAGCAACTCGTACAAAAATTTATCCTGATGCAAACCGCATTGTAAAAGTCATCGAAAAAACTGAAATTGAAAAACTTGCCGTTCAAAACTTAGATGAATTGTTGGATAGAATTGCAGGATTAGATGCGCGTCAGCGTGGTGCAGGCGGAGTTCAAGCCGATTTGAGTATTCGAGGCGGTTCTTTCGATCAAGTATTGATTTTATTGAACGGAGTAAACATTACCGACCCCCAAACAGGACATTACAATTTAGATGTACCACTCGCGCTAAATGATATTAGCCGCATCGAAATTTTGCAAGGCTCCGCCGCGCGTATGTATGGTCCGAATGCTTTTAGCGGCGCCATCAATATTATTACAAGCGAAACAAATAAAAGCTTTGTCAAAAATCAAAACGAAGCAGGAAGTTATGGATTTTTAAGTGAAAGCGTTTCCGGAAATTATTACACGGAAACGTTCCAAACCTTTGCGTCTGCGTCTTATAAGCAAAGCGATGGATTTATAAAAAACACCGATTACAAAACAACTAATACTTTTTGGCAGACAAAAATCAACACAAAAAACACGGGATTTTTTCGTTTTCAATTAGGAGCGCAATTCAAAAAATACGGAGCAAACAGTTTTTATACTCCTTTACTTCCCTATCAATTTGAAGATACCAAAAGCTTTCTTTCATCGTTGGAATGGAATTACAGTAAAAATTTCTACACGTTAAACACTCAATTTTATTGGCGTGAACATTTTGACAAATTTATTTTTGACAGATATGCGGCTGCAATAAAAGCCAACTATCACAAAAGTGATATTACCGGCGGAAAAATTACCACAAATTTAGACTGGAAAAATTATGGAAAAACCACCATTGGTTTCGACATTCGAAACGAACATATTTTCAGTAATAAATTAGGAACGCTTATGGAAACGCCAATCCAAGTTCCTTTTGAAAAAGACTCTGTTTATTATACAAAACAGGACAATCGTTTGCTTGCAACCGCAATTATCGATCACAATATTGAAACAGGGAAATGGAATTTTGCCGGCGGATTTTCAACCACATTCAACAAAAAATTCGGCACACAAATCAATGAAGGATTCGATATTGCATATAAATTCAGTAAATCATCGCGCATATTTACGGCATTAAATACCGCTTTTCGTCTGCCTACTTTTACAGACCTTTATTATGAAACTTCCACTCACACAAGCAACCCGAATTTAAAACCGGAAAAATCGCTTACATTCGAATTTGGAGGAAAATATAATATTGAAAACCTTTCTTTTGACGCGGTAACTTATTATCGCTGGGGGAAAAATGTTATAGATTGGGTAAGAAATCCCGATTCTATCAATGCAAAATGGCAAAGCAAAAATCTTACAAACGTGAATGCTTTTGGCGCAGATATAAATGGTGAATACAGATTTGATAATTTTGTCATTAAAAACATTCATATTGCCTATTCATTTTTAAATTTGGACAAGAAAGCCGAAGGTTACGATTCTGAATATGCATTGGATTATTTAAAGAATAAATTTGTTTTCGGATTGAATCACAAAATCTGGAATAAACTTTCAGCCGATTGGAATTTATCTTGGTACGACCGTGCCGGAACTTACACGGAAAAAACGCAATTATATGATTATAAACCTTATACGCTTTTAAATACACGACTCTTATGGAACAGTAAAAATATAGATATTCATTTTGATATAAATAATATTTTGAATCAAAAATATGTGGAATTTGGAGGATTAGAACAACCCCGCGTTAATTTTACAGCGGGCATCACTCTGAAAATTTAA
- a CDS encoding exported hypothetical protein (Evidence 5 : Unknown function), producing MRKITPAFLFFLFFLSFSINDVYGQITENFESGLPTSYTTTTSYTLSSGTWTGQANGVIRGTTGVQSGSYSCQLRSQTGAQITTPIITKGVGNITFYATASTSSNGLQVQYSTDGISFTQIGSTISGLSTSTPTLQSFTLNNSSPTLYIRFYRTAATIYIDNVNITSYSSCTNPTINXQPSSSTVLEGATASFGVSASGASLXYQWQLSTNGGSSWSDISGATSSSYTTTATNSSMNGYQYRVNVSSGSCTTTSNVATLTIRSITASPSSLSFLSNVGTSSSSQAVTVTGTNLTTAPTYSVSGTDASMFTATXTLTTSGGTINXTFTPTSFGSKSATLNIFGEGGSITKTVTLSGEVTYGNITINNIIDGTNWNMSMPVSGTLKIYEKTTGGSGYANDLFFSKYLEGQSSNKLLEIFNGTDHTISLGTYTVKVFQNSGSKTINWSNTDPQVVRTYTLTGSLDXGXAXVIYTKETDTTLTVCNNFDSSWQEISTSPLLQFNGNDPIILLNNTDIIDVIGQMSGTTPSSMWGDSGTDFNTLRVFLIRKNTVTDGXNAVSSNTTDFNTLATEWELGQNIDEGTAGTTTCDAISTFGSYDYNAYYSKWVEIPNAVSNVNQVTLANAASRPCEQLKAEITDGGTTVLTSNLFRVPIFVSTNNTVEGISTSIAADVCAECDIAVLNDATLTASTEGKKFNDAFVLSGGKLDVTQKLELNDLMLKAGYSGTYIYDNFPTATMTVDAANGLKVNGVFQYVRNIDDTQWYFISFPYEVKLSNITALNSSLGTYNTDWFIKYWDGQSRADNRTTTGNWKIFIYDENAKLSANVGYIIGLNTGITPKEIVFPMLSNSIIAKESSNNISLTAYKNTAEYNANPSTYVANPYHDGWNLIGFPYFSKLNGSGFPSDAKILLSDGGASKTYTVKYCTDFSSGNLLNPFISYYIQVGDVLASTGITLSTSARSLAPHSVSSNTSDNVRIYYKSATGTDYINLELNDKRSTSYEIGQDLVKWVGTGTPKPQVYMIENGINLAVNAINYEDAQNIPIAVYNQKAGNVKFTADVTNASNLSELVLTDKVAGVNTDLLTSDYTYNATAGTVSNRFLLSAQKIITRNKTISTLDGIKIISSNGKIRIESVLENISVEIFNSMGRLIINKTINSQEMEFDNLLKGAYVIRIKTKEKEGKFKIVL from the coding sequence ATGAGAAAAATCACACCCGCTTTTCTTTTCTTTCTTTTCTTTTTATCCTTTTCTATAAATGATGTTTATGGGCAAATAACGGAAAACTTTGAGTCAGGACTTCCAACTTCTTATACGACGACAACAAGTTACACATTATCTTCTGGAACTTGGACGGGACAGGCAAATGGTGTTATAAGGGGAACGACAGGTGTACAATCAGGATCCTACTCTTGTCAATTAAGGTCTCAAACAGGAGCGCAAATAACTACACCGATTATAACTAAAGGTGTTGGAAATATTACTTTTTATGCAACTGCGAGTACTAGTTCAAATGGATTACAAGTTCAATATTCAACAGATGGTATCAGTTTTACACAAATAGGTAGCACTATAAGTGGATTGTCAACTTCCACCCCTACACTTCAATCTTTCACATTAAACAATAGTAGTCCTACTCTTTACATAAGATTTTATAGGACTGCGGCAACTATATACATTGATAATGTGAATATAACATCGTATTCTTCCTGTACCAATCCTACTATCAATNCACAACCCTCAAGTTCTACTGTATTGGAAGGAGCAACCGCATCGTTTGGCGTATCAGCATCAGGTGCTTCATTANCGTATCAATGGCAGTTATCTACTAACGGTGGTTCTTCTTGGTCTGATATTTCTGGAGCTACATCTTCTTCTTATACTACAACCGCAACAAATTCTTCTATGAATGGATATCAGTATCGTGTGAATGTGTCTTCAGGAAGTTGTACAACTACTTCAAACGTAGCTACTTTAACAATTCGTTCTATAACGGCATCTCCATCTTCTTTATCTTTCTTATCTAATGTCGGTACATCAAGCTCTTCACAAGCCGTTACAGTTACTGGCACAAATCTTACTACTGCGCCTACCTATTCNGTTTCGGGTACGGACGCTTCTATGTTTACAGCCACANGCACATTAACAACTTCGGGAGGAACAATTAATATNACTTTCACTCCAACATCTTTTGGAAGTAAATCAGCGACTTTGAATATATTTGGTGAAGGTGGCTCAATAACTAAAACTGTAACTTTAAGCGGTGAAGTAACTTACGGCAATATTACTATTAACAATATTATTGATGGCACAAATTGGAATATGTCTATGCCGGTTTCGGGAACACTGAAAATATACGAAAAAACAACGGGTGGAAGTGGTTATGCAAATGATTTATTTTTTAGTAAATATCTGGAAGGNCAAAGTTCAAATAAATTATTAGAGATATTTAATGGTACGGATCATACTATCTCATTGGGAACTTACACTGTAAAAGTTTTTCAAAATAGCGGTTCTAAAACAATTAATTGGTCAAATACAGATCCCCAAGTAGTACGAACATATACATTAACAGGTTCATTAGATNCGGGANAAGCAAANGTTATTTATACAAAAGAGACAGATACAACTTTAACAGTATGTAATAACTTTGATTCCTCTTGGCAAGAAATTAGTACATCCCCATTATTACAATTTAATGGGAATGATCCGATAATTTTATTGAATAATACCGATATAATTGATGTTATCGGACAAATGAGTGGAACAACTCCTTCTTCAATGTGGGGAGATTCNGGAACAGATTTTAATACGCTAAGAGTTTTCCTAATACGNAAAAATACGGTTACAGATGGTANTAATGCTGTNTCAAGTAACACCACAGATTTTAATACTTTAGCTACTGAATGGGAATTAGGACAAAATATTGATGAAGGCACTGCAGGTACAACTACTTGTGATGCAATCTCAACTTTTGGGTCGTATGACTATAATGCGTATTACAGTAAATGGGTTGAAATTCCCAATGCCGTAAGTAATGTAAATCAAGTAACTTTGGCGAATGCTGCTTCACGTCCTTGCGAACAGTTAAAAGCAGAAATAACCGATGGTGGTACCACTGTTTTAACATCCAATCTTTTCCGTGTTCCTATTTTTGTTTCAACAAACAACACTGTAGAGGGAATCTCAACCTCTATTGCAGCCGATGTGTGTGCTGAGTGTGATATTGCTGTGCTAAATGATGCTACGCTTACAGCATCTACCGAAGGTAAAAAATTTAATGATGCTTTTGTGCTCTCCGGAGGGAAATTAGATGTAACTCAGAAATTAGAATTAAATGATTTGATGCTCAAAGCGGGATATTCAGGAACGTATATTTACGATAATTTTCCCACTGCCACTATGACAGTAGATGCGGCAAACGGATTAAAAGTAAATGGTGTGTTTCAATATGTGCGTAATATAGATGATACACAATGGTATTTTATTTCATTCCCTTATGAGGTGAAATTGTCGAATATTACAGCGCTAAATTCTTCTTTAGGCACATACAATACCGATTGGTTCATAAAATATTGGGATGGACAAAGTAGAGCTGATAATAGAACAACTACAGGTAATTGGAAAATCTTTATTTACGATGAAAATGCGAAACTTAGCGCTAACGTAGGTTATATTATCGGACTTAACACGGGAATTACCCCAAAAGAAATTGTTTTCCCAATGTTGTCTAATTCGATAATTGCAAAAGAAAGCTCAAATAACATCTCTTTAACTGCATATAAAAATACCGCTGAATACAATGCAAATCCATCAACCTATGTTGCAAATCCATATCACGATGGATGGAATTTAATAGGTTTTCCCTATTTCAGTAAATTGAATGGGAGTGGATTTCCTTCCGATGCTAAAATTTTACTTTCAGACGGGGGCGCATCCAAAACTTATACTGTAAAATACTGTACCGATTTTTCGAGCGGGAATTTATTGAATCCATTCATTTCGTATTACATACAAGTGGGAGATGTTTTGGCGTCAACGGGGATTACCTTAAGTACAAGCGCCAGAAGTTTAGCGCCTCATTCTGTTTCAAGCAATACGAGCGATAATGTTAGAATTTATTATAAATCGGCTACAGGTACAGATTACATAAACCTAGAACTGAATGACAAGCGGTCTACATCTTACGAAATAGGTCAAGATTTAGTAAAGTGGGTTGGAACGGGAACTCCTAAACCCCAGGTTTATATGATTGAGAATGGAATAAATTTGGCTGTAAATGCAATTAATTATGAGGATGCTCAAAATATACCTATTGCAGTTTATAATCAAAAAGCTGGGAATGTGAAATTTACAGCAGATGTAACCAATGCTTCAAATTTATCAGAGCTTGTTTTAACAGATAAAGTTGCCGGAGTAAATACGGATTTATTGACCTCCGATTATACTTACAATGCTACAGCCGGTACGGTTTCAAATCGTTTCTTATTATCGGCGCAAAAAATAATTACCCGTAACAAAACAATTTCTACCCTCGATGGTATAAAAATTATTTCAAGTAATGGCAAAATCAGAATTGAAAGTGTTTTGGAAAATATTAGTGTGGAAATATTTAATTCTATGGGAAGATTGATAATAAATAAAACCATCAATTCACAAGAAATGGAGTTTGATAATTTATTAAAAGGTGCGTATGTAATTCGCATTAAAACAAAAGAAAAAGAGGGAAAGTTTAAAATTGTTTTGTAA
- the rplI gene encoding 50S ribosomal protein L9, giving the protein MEVILKEDILNLGYKGDIVKVKDGYGRNYLIPQKKAVIASESAKKMLAEDNKQRAHKLEKIKNEAVALAEKLTDVTLTIGAKTSSSGKIFGAVNNIQIADALEKAGFAVDRKLISLKEPVKELGTYKAIAKLHKEVSVEIPFEVVAE; this is encoded by the coding sequence ATGGAAGTTATTTTAAAAGAAGATATTCTAAACCTTGGTTACAAAGGCGATATCGTAAAAGTAAAAGACGGATACGGACGTAATTACCTTATTCCGCAAAAGAAAGCTGTAATTGCCAGTGAATCTGCAAAAAAAATGTTGGCTGAAGACAACAAACAACGCGCTCATAAATTGGAAAAAATCAAAAATGAAGCCGTTGCCTTAGCTGAAAAACTAACTGATGTAACATTAACTATTGGTGCGAAAACAAGTTCCAGCGGTAAAATTTTTGGCGCAGTAAACAACATTCAGATTGCCGATGCTTTGGAAAAAGCAGGTTTTGCTGTGGATAGAAAACTTATTTCACTTAAAGAACCTGTAAAAGAACTTGGAACATATAAAGCGATAGCAAAACTACATAAAGAAGTAAGTGTAGAAATACCTTTCGAAGTGGTTGCAGAATAA
- a CDS encoding hypothetical protein (Evidence 5 : Unknown function), whose protein sequence is MIFEKYRYLIISFIFLVVTVFLFGLDIEREQTDNFTAKYIASSPINSDVDEVIQKNPSKKHTKPVEDLPEFEAQATIHSSYFENKGKSNPEKSINDVETTDKSNDFINKKSNDSKNSSSSLQLQLFSSFQRGKKGASSVFAQNKAGSYLLNAKTSTKPPMKVGGDDDPGEPPAVPIDDGIWLLLILLGGYSFHQYKRKQKRNVMA, encoded by the coding sequence ATGATTTTTGAAAAATACAGGTATTTAATAATTTCATTTATTTTTTTAGTAGTTACGGTGTTTTTATTCGGTTTAGATATTGAAAGGGAACAAACTGATAATTTTACTGCAAAATATATCGCTTCATCTCCAATCAATTCGGACGTTGATGAAGTGATACAAAAAAATCCATCTAAAAAACATACAAAACCTGTGGAAGATTTACCTGAATTTGAAGCGCAGGCAACAATACATTCATCTTATTTTGAGAATAAAGGAAAATCAAACCCTGAGAAAAGTATAAATGATGTTGAGACAACTGATAAATCAAATGATTTTATAAATAAGAAAAGCAACGATTCAAAAAACTCATCATCATCTTTACAATTGCAATTATTTTCTTCATTTCAGAGAGGAAAAAAAGGAGCAAGTTCGGTGTTTGCGCAAAACAAAGCCGGTTCATATCTATTAAACGCCAAAACATCTACTAAACCCCCAATGAAAGTTGGCGGTGATGATGACCCTGGAGAACCTCCTGCGGTGCCCATAGATGATGGTATTTGGCTGTTGTTGATTCTTTTAGGCGGATACTCTTTTCATCAATATAAAAGAAAACAAAAGCGAAACGTTATGGCATAA
- a CDS encoding conserved hypothetical protein (Evidence 4 : Unknown function but conserved in other organisms), whose product MQNPELKITEDGSHTLYVSEIDECYHSTHGAIQESKHIFINAAFLQCNKNEINVLEIGFGTGLNAFLTLLEAEKQHKTIKYTSIELFPLELKKSLSLNYPQLIDSSKQNEFERLHTSEWNTWTEITSYFLLKKINEDFTKLILQEKFDVIYFDAFSPEKQPEMWTEEMFKKLYLSAEKNAVLTTYCCKGAVKRAMKAAGFNTEKIPGPIGKREILRARVVL is encoded by the coding sequence ATGCAAAATCCCGAACTCAAAATTACCGAAGACGGTTCGCATACGCTTTATGTTTCTGAAATAGACGAGTGTTATCATTCCACACACGGTGCCATTCAGGAGTCAAAACACATATTTATAAACGCTGCATTTTTACAATGTAATAAAAATGAAATAAACGTATTGGAAATTGGTTTTGGAACCGGATTAAACGCTTTTTTGACATTACTCGAAGCAGAAAAACAACATAAAACCATAAAGTACACATCCATCGAACTATTTCCGCTGGAATTAAAAAAATCATTATCATTAAATTATCCTCAGCTTATTGATAGTTCCAAACAAAACGAGTTTGAGAGACTTCACACATCAGAATGGAATACGTGGACAGAAATTACATCTTATTTTCTTTTGAAAAAAATAAACGAAGATTTCACAAAACTCATTTTGCAAGAAAAATTTGACGTAATTTATTTTGATGCATTTTCGCCCGAAAAACAACCTGAAATGTGGACGGAAGAAATGTTTAAAAAATTGTACCTTTCTGCTGAGAAAAATGCTGTTTTAACCACATATTGTTGTAAAGGAGCGGTAAAAAGGGCAATGAAAGCCGCAGGATTTAATACAGAAAAAATTCCGGGACCAATTGGTAAACGCGAAATTTTAAGAGCAAGAGTTGTTTTATAA
- a CDS encoding hypothetical protein (Evidence 5 : Unknown function), whose amino-acid sequence MFSRKKHQHSSIRFRRWNRKNYAVFASLHKIISIGKVVGGICDKSLKKSKSRIFELFFNEKQFNTENQETELEFLQNELQLLTAKATPVSVVFPHKKEKKQLIITHTKRLYFNNLKKYNRFFILKKL is encoded by the coding sequence ATGTTTAGCAGAAAAAAACATCAACATAGCTCAATCCGCTTCCGCAGGTGGAACAGGAAGAATTATGCCGTTTTTGCCAGCTTGCACAAAATTATTTCTATTGGAAAAGTTGTTGGAGGAATTTGTGATAAATCTTTGAAAAAATCAAAAAGTCGGATTTTTGAACTGTTTTTTAATGAAAAACAATTTAACACCGAAAATCAAGAAACGGAATTAGAATTTTTACAAAACGAATTACAGCTTTTAACAGCTAAAGCTACGCCTGTTTCTGTTGTTTTTCCACACAAGAAAGAAAAAAAACAATTAATAATTACACATACCAAGCGGTTATATTTCAACAATTTAAAGAAGTATAATCGCTTTTTTATTTTAAAAAAATTATGA
- the rbr gene encoding Rubrerythrin, giving the protein MKSLKGTQTEQNLLKSFAGESQARNRYTMFANIAKKEGFEQIAAIFLETADQELYHAKKFFRYLEGGMVEITASYPAGVEGTTAENLKAAAAGENEEWMDLYPHFADVAEAEGFSNIAATWRKIAKVEAEHEKRYRRLLERVEKGEVFKREEETYWQCRVCGHIHYGKEAPKACPVCAHSQAYFEEEKQNY; this is encoded by the coding sequence ATGAAAAGCTTAAAAGGAACACAAACAGAACAAAATCTGCTGAAATCATTTGCAGGTGAAAGTCAGGCAAGAAATCGATACACTATGTTTGCAAATATTGCAAAAAAAGAAGGATTTGAGCAAATCGCGGCTATTTTTCTGGAAACAGCAGATCAAGAATTGTATCATGCTAAAAAATTCTTCCGTTATTTGGAAGGAGGAATGGTTGAAATTACCGCCTCTTATCCTGCAGGAGTTGAAGGAACCACTGCTGAAAACCTGAAAGCAGCTGCAGCCGGAGAAAATGAAGAATGGATGGATTTATATCCACACTTTGCAGACGTTGCTGAAGCAGAAGGATTTAGTAATATAGCTGCTACATGGCGTAAAATTGCAAAAGTAGAAGCAGAACATGAGAAACGTTATCGCCGTTTACTTGAGCGTGTTGAAAAAGGAGAAGTTTTCAAACGTGAAGAAGAAACATATTGGCAATGCCGTGTTTGCGGACACATTCACTACGGCAAAGAAGCGCCTAAAGCCTGTCCTGTTTGTGCACATTCACAAGCATATTTTGAAGAAGAAAAACAAAATTATTAA
- a CDS encoding conserved exported hypothetical protein (Evidence 4 : Unknown function but conserved in other organisms), with product MKLLKYKHSIFFLLSLIAFGSCNLNTSNTINVSDDATITAFSINYNDSSENASSAVFTITNGYTVDTIRNLDSLPYNTRIDSLIPSITTSSTSGFIVNDTLTYYLTVSKAINFTSKVKITNVASDGETKKDYIIDVRVHKVDPYLYVWTKLSDKINASVYENQKTLFFKGKFHFYTSSVAGNYAYSSSDASAWSSETLTGLPLGVSFQNMDTLNSKIFLLSGNDIYTSLNGTDWALVTTDNKYTYKAMICEYESKLYAIGQDKTTNAYRIINSADGSNWNEAASEFLNDFPVSGFASTSFQPKYGNKKIIVVGGYNANGKKLNTRWTTEDGVYWVNLQNPKSPFDAISNAALTYYGSKLLLVGGTDISDEENVVTGEMQVRNSLDEGLTWGIPDSTQNVLPENFKYRKNTSLVINPINHALYIIGGADNLNPLSDVWKLQVNYYKFDPSEWYKY from the coding sequence ATGAAACTATTGAAATATAAGCATTCTATCTTTTTCCTTTTAAGTTTAATTGCTTTCGGTTCTTGTAACCTAAACACATCAAATACTATCAACGTATCAGACGATGCTACTATCACTGCATTCTCTATTAACTATAACGACAGTTCTGAAAACGCAAGTTCTGCTGTTTTCACTATTACAAATGGTTATACCGTTGATACCATCCGTAATTTAGACTCATTACCATATAATACAAGAATTGACAGTTTAATTCCATCAATAACGACTTCAAGTACAAGCGGATTTATTGTTAATGATACATTGACCTATTATTTAACCGTAAGTAAAGCCATCAATTTTACTTCAAAAGTTAAAATTACCAACGTAGCTTCCGATGGAGAAACGAAAAAAGATTATATTATAGATGTCAGAGTTCATAAAGTTGACCCGTATTTATATGTATGGACAAAACTTTCCGATAAAATAAACGCTTCCGTTTATGAAAATCAAAAAACGTTATTTTTCAAAGGAAAATTTCATTTTTACACAAGTTCTGTTGCAGGAAATTACGCGTATTCCTCCTCCGATGCTTCCGCATGGAGTTCTGAAACACTCACAGGATTACCTCTTGGCGTTTCATTCCAAAATATGGATACTTTAAATAGTAAAATATTTCTTTTATCTGGAAATGACATTTATACAAGTTTAAACGGCACGGATTGGGCTTTGGTAACAACCGATAATAAATACACTTACAAAGCAATGATTTGCGAATATGAAAGCAAACTATATGCTATAGGACAAGATAAAACAACAAATGCCTATCGAATAATAAATTCGGCAGACGGATCAAATTGGAACGAAGCAGCTTCTGAATTCCTCAATGATTTTCCTGTCAGCGGATTTGCTTCTACTTCTTTTCAGCCTAAATACGGAAATAAAAAAATAATTGTAGTGGGCGGTTACAATGCTAACGGAAAGAAATTAAACACGCGTTGGACAACAGAAGACGGTGTATATTGGGTTAATCTGCAAAATCCGAAATCTCCTTTCGACGCTATATCAAATGCGGCTCTCACATATTATGGCAGCAAACTTTTATTGGTTGGAGGAACCGATATTAGTGACGAAGAAAATGTTGTAACAGGAGAAATGCAAGTACGTAATTCCTTAGATGAAGGTTTAACATGGGGAATTCCTGATTCTACACAAAATGTTCTGCCTGAAAATTTCAAATACCGCAAAAACACATCATTGGTAATAAATCCTATAAACCACGCTTTATACATTATTGGTGGCGCCGACAATTTAAACCCACTGTCTGATGTGTGGAAGTTACAAGTGAATTATTACAAATTTGATCCTTCGGAATGGTATAAATATTAA
- a CDS encoding hypothetical protein (Evidence 5 : Unknown function), which yields MRNVIAVYLSVLKKEKFSNVKKKHIGNAVFADTFTTAKKRLKPVLFVHIHKHILKKKNKIINLTLNPSPQGEGLLYAKSRTQNYRRRFAYALCF from the coding sequence ATGAGAAACGTTATCGCCGTTTACTTGAGCGTGTTGAAAAAGGAGAAGTTTTCAAACGTGAAGAAGAAACATATTGGCAATGCCGTGTTTGCGGACACATTCACTACGGCAAAGAAGCGCCTAAAGCCTGTCCTGTTTGTGCACATTCACAAGCATATTTTGAAGAAGAAAAACAAAATTATTAACCTCACCCTAAATCCCTCTCCTCAAGGAGAGGGACTTTTATATGCAAAATCCCGAACTCAAAATTACCGAAGACGGTTCGCATACGCTTTATGTTTCTGA
- the rpsO gene encoding 30S ribosomal protein S15, with product MYLTPEKKQEIFGKYGKSNTDTGSAEAQIALFTYRINHLTEHLKSNKKDFSTERALVMLVGKRRRLLDYLIEKDIMRYRAIIKELGIRK from the coding sequence ATGTATTTAACACCCGAAAAGAAACAAGAGATTTTTGGTAAATACGGGAAATCAAACACCGATACCGGTTCTGCTGAAGCTCAAATTGCATTGTTTACTTACCGTATCAATCACTTAACCGAGCATTTAAAATCGAACAAAAAAGATTTCAGCACAGAACGCGCATTAGTAATGCTTGTAGGGAAACGCCGTCGTTTGTTAGATTATTTGATAGAAAAAGACATTATGCGTTACCGTGCTATTATTAAAGAATTAGGAATAAGAAAATAA
- the rpsR gene encoding 30S ribosomal protein S18, which translates to MAANQGEIRYLTPPTVDVKKKKYCRFKKSGIKYIDYKDAEFLKKFLNEQGKILPRRLTGTSLKYQRKVAQAVKRARHLALLPYVTDMMK; encoded by the coding sequence ATGGCAGCAAATCAAGGAGAAATCAGATATTTAACCCCACCTACAGTGGATGTTAAAAAGAAAAAATATTGTCGTTTCAAAAAAAGCGGTATCAAATACATCGATTATAAAGATGCTGAATTTTTGAAAAAGTTCTTGAACGAACAAGGAAAAATACTTCCTCGTCGTCTTACCGGTACTTCGTTGAAATACCAACGTAAAGTGGCTCAAGCAGTAAAAAGAGCACGCCATTTGGCATTGCTTCCTTATGTAACCGATATGATGAAATAA